The stretch of DNA AATGCAGTTGTAGTGCTTTaaaacgaataaacaaacacgaATGTATTCGGCTAGTTACTCCCCCACAGAAGGCATTTGGTTCTCATAGTAGCTTAGCATCCTTAAGCAATCTAACTTACAGCCAAGCTATCGATTTGATTATTTTATCTTGGTCGCATTTCTTACCGCTCTTAGTGCTTACTCCCAACATGTCGAGTGagtctgttacattacattacaaagcatttcgcagacgctcttgcccagagcgatgtacaacgaagtgcagatcgcaCAGTGTGACTCACCGCCATCTTGCAAAACGTAGGAGACGGTGCTAGCGGGTGATTTAGGTGACATAATGTCAAggaatgaatgggtgaaatgATGTGTTGTGGCGTTGTGAGATTCATTGGACGCTCGCTCACACGTTTCTTGCAAATCAAGTGTCTTTTGTTGACGCTGCACGCAGCGGCATCGTAGTTAGAGATGTTACAAATGCTGCCGAGGCGTGGgcccttcctctgacaaaaaatgccaaccaagatgcaggcacgcgcacacaaacgcatataCCCTCCGCACGcggattggattttatttaggCCTATTAGCAGCTTCTTAAGCTAATGTGAATGCAATgcgagtgaagtacatttacggacTTATGACTAGtgttaattaatgattacaAGATTGAGCAATGTAAGAACGAAGTTAGCTCACATTAACGTTACTGCGTTGAGCCAAACAGGAATCTAGGGGTTGGAAATacaggttacattacattattacattaatggcatttggcagacgctcttagccagagcgacttacagttgattagactacgcaggagacaatccacccctggagcaatgcagggtttaagggccttgctcaagggcccaacggctgtgcggatcttattgtggctacactggggctaccttaaccattatgctacaggccgccccttcaGGTGCTCCCAGCATGGTTTGGTTTGGCTCATGGTTTGTTACAGTATCGGGTCTGCTACCTACACCAACACCACATGAATTAGCCTGGCACAAGTTATTGCATTGAATACTTTATACATTGTAgcctttttttctgttaaatAGACACTGTATAAATTTAGCATGATCACGTAGTGCACAAAGAAATAACCATGTAATTGTAATAACCATGACcgtttgcttatttaaggatatataaacaACACTACTCTCGTACTGAACTCGGTTGTCTTACTTTCCGTTTTCAGAAAATCACGTGACCACTGGACAAACGGAGATTTGCTCTGTGGTTTCGGGTTTCGATATGAGGAGGCAAACCCCGAATTTCGCACGGTCCCCATTTCGTAGTCAACAGTCACTTAACATAATTGCAGCATTGACCTACTTTCGAACTTCTTGAATCAGAAAATATATATCATGTGTAATAGAAATGAGTAGGGAATAATTACATCAGCAAACGTAGCCTAATGACAACAGTATCATAAACTATCACTCGGGTACTGCTGTCACTCCTGGCGATACTGTGCCAGCACCAGCCAGAGTTCCCCCACCCACGCAAGGattccttagccactaggctacatgcaccttagccattaatttcaagatcctcctactcacatacaaggctttgaacacccttgcacccccctatctctctgaccttcttcacGACTACACCCCAACTCGcactctccgctcctcctcagctggcctcctgtctatccccaccacccgactctctactatgggtgctcgagcattcagctctacagcacccaggctctggaactctctacCCATACACATGAGTCACCGTCATCTTTCAAAACTCATCTGTTTACTCTTGCATACCCCTGACTGTTTCTTTCCCTTTACATGTTgttgtgtctatctctgtctgctgtctgtttgtttgatattaattgtatgttcattgtaaattatttttaattggatattttgtatcatgtttttacaatgtttattttgtattttgcacaaaggtgaccttgagtggctagaaaggcgccacttcaaataaaatgtattattatttattatttattactagGCTACAtgcgccttagccactaggctacaggcggtCCCATGAGTCATTATGAatatggtaaataaataaaaaatgagtaaagcaaataaccttGTGAATTGCTGTCATAATGAtggttatttgttttaaaaagagaaGACATCCCACccacattattttttgttgccTCTTCAGACGggcagaacacagagagaataCGAGGGATCTAGAGGGAGCCATGACCGGGACCCAGCCACTTCACAAAGTGCGCTACACAGATATACTTCcgcagaaaaaaaactaaatacacGCAGGCCTGAAAGGCGGGCGGAGATTTAATCCCATCGAGAGTAACTGGAAGCAGTGGTAGTACACTTTGCTACTCGTCGAAGCTGTTTCAGTTCATGCCTGTATATTTGCTAATCAGTCAGGggaactttaaaaataaaataaaaatagagcaGCCTCGTGTAATtgtgttgtacgtcgctctggataagagcgtctgccaaatgccattaacgtaatgtaacgtaacgtactGAAAGGTAAGCCCTCGCTCCCGGCTTTGATCAGATGCTGCGGTTAGGGCAGGGGCGCACAACTGCGGTCCTCGAGGGTGGGCCCGTGTACTGGTTTCTGTTTCAACCAATTGTCTTGTTTTTAAttcgctgacagctctataaatgcctCGTGTAATttggttgtacgtcgctctagataagagccaaaagccattaatgtaatgtaatgtaatgtaatgtaaatgaccaTGCTTCAAGAATGAACTTGAGCACAGGTACTCGAACATCAGTAGCCGGTACTcgtacacatgtcagataattatttttgtttgggaAAAGGCAATCTTAACTGAAACAGGTCCATGGAAGCAACTCTCAGTTTAGACCAGGGATGGACAACGccattcctggagggccggtgtggatgcaggattttgctgccaaaaaaatgcatatttgcGCTTGGGCATGTGGCCTGTGATTATTCGGCAGCGGTGCATTATTTTACCAGCAGGTGTCACTAGTGTGCACTTGAGACCCTGGCTGTAACACAATCGGCTGGAAAGCTTCAACGGTTCAAGAAGCTGTCCCTTCTATTGTTTTTTCCATTTGCAATTTTCTGTGCTCTCAGTCCAGTCCTtgttttccctctttctctgttaCGTGTCTCTGCCCTGTTCCCCAGCTCCCACACCCGTCGGTCGTTTTTGCTCATTGGTGAATGTATTTAAGCATGCCTGTTTGGTCTTTCCATTGCTAGTTTGTCATTGTTCTACCTGCATTTACCCTTGTAATTCTGGCCAGTGCCAGCCTCTGTGTCCCTGCCCCGTTTGAACGGTATGGTTGCTGTCCTGTCTGATTTGGATTCCCGGTTTAACTGGTTTAACTGTTTAGCTGTTTCAGATTTATTCTTGGATTGTTGATTGTGTACTTCTGCTTCGCTCGGACCGAATTACCGGTTGGTGCATTTTGCCTGTTCTCCGGATCAGACTCTGCGTCCGGCCCCGGACCTGTCTGCTTCATTAAAGCCCGTGGTTTTCATGTTAACCCCGAGTCTGCACTCGGTTCCTCTGTCCCGCAGTTCTGACGGAAGCATCGTCTCGCCATCCCTAATCTGCTGTCgggggaaaaacaaaagcaaatcctagcaaaaaaaaaacaacaaaaaaaaaaacatacaagacAGATTCAAATCCTTCGGTCTTCAGTGTCACACTTTACTGAATTAATATTTTCCCTGTCACAACTTGCAGTACATACAAATACAAGTGTCTTTCAAAACCATGTTGTAGTGAAAAGATTttccaaaattttttttttaaatgaattgttGGGTCTTCATTAGATTAACAGGTATCTAGAGGTCTGTCATGCCATAGATAAACATCTCTTGATGAAATATGATGTTAATTACAGGTCTCATTTACAACACAAGTGACAATGTGCACGTCTCCTCTAGAATTattaaaacaacatttatatacacacaaactcaaaccaTTCAAATATTACAATAATATTTAGACAAATTCACAGTTTCAAATACAGGGCCCTGTCTCACAGAGCGGGATTAGTGAGTTCGCTGGATAACcacaccgagtaaaacccacaaacctTCAAATTCTGGAGCATGTACCAGTAAatagagctgttccaggtttcaCTCAGCTCAGTTACCCAGCATGCCCAGTAACCCTGCTTCATGACATGACATACCCCCCTGGAATGGTTAAGAAAGCTGGTCTTTCTGAAAACAGGTTGCAAAGAAGACTGAGACAAAATGGCTGGTAAAAAAAGTTTATCCCTGAGGTGTTGGAAATCTTCCTGGGAATCAAATCAGCTCAGGCACTCTTAGTTCGAGGCAACTTCATCCTGAAAAAAGCGAACAAAAATACCGTTGCAAATAATGTTCACTGATTCAGAAACATCCATGTTGCGACACGTTTTAATGGGTGTTAAAGACGCCAGCTTCCTGGTTATTGTACAAAGCATTACGGAATGGAGGAAGAATGACCCATTGGGCAGATTACAGTTTTAACTTGGAACGCTGTGACAGAGAATCTCAAGCAGATAGGCTCTTAACGGCACTAATGTGGAGAAGATCTATCTTGAAAAATAACATGCTGCACACTGCAAGCCGCAGATGAACTCAGTTACCGTCCGACACCTTACATCCCAAACTTGTCAAACTGGAACACAGGAAATAATTGTGCAGTATTTTGGAAACGGCTGCCTTCTCCTTCACCAATGACATGTTCGGCTAAACTATGAGTCTTACAAAAAAGTAGGTATTACAGTGCTGCAGATGGTTGTCAGAAACATATTAACTTAGTGTATAACCCTTGAATACCACCATATTTAAGCCTAAGATTCAATGTAAATGCAACAAGCAATGCAATAACTTTTTTTGTGGAGAATAAGTTTCAGTCGGTCAACTGTATTTTTACTGCATTCCCTGCTGTGGTCCTCGCCAGCCCAATTTAATGCccaaatgaacaataatgaaCTGAAATCAAGGTGAGCTTCAATACATAATTAACACCCGCAGCGCTCAGCTCTGCTACTATACCACAGGAATTCTGCTTGATAGAGATTGATAGAGAATGTTCCACCACCACAGGACTGGTTCCTGTTTCTAGAGGTTTGTGGGAACTTTCAAAGTAAAAACATAACCATTATAAACATTATAAATTTGCTGAAGAGGAATTAAAAGCAACCTTGAAACCACAAAACTTCTCCATTATATTACTCACTCCAACTGCACCAGCACAATGAGTGCTAATTACTGTACTTTTCACCTGCCATGACTACACCTGCAAAAACTACACCTGCCATAACTACACCTGCAACAACTACACCTGCAAAAACTACACCTGCCATAACTACACCTGCAAAAACTACACCTGCCATAACAACACCTGCAACAACTACACCTGCCGTAACTACACCTGCAAAAACTACACCTGCCACAACTACACCTGATGACACGATGTGTGAGAGACAAGTGCCATTACATGGGGAACAAAAGCAGAAgacaaaactcaaaacaaaaactagAGCAAATATCAGGGTCAAAGACAAACAACTATCAGGGTCATGCtataatatatttcaaaattaaataatgcCTCATTGccattaaaaaatgtacataagtgatgcttaaaattttttttacataaacatactGCTTATACAATGTTGGATTTCATCCATTAATTTACTCTTCCATTTAATTAAAGTGGTTACAGGATTCTAAGGTGATAAAAGGTAATGACAGCAGTCCACTGACGGTTGCACAATCTACATGAGAGCCGTTATGGATGAGAAATCAGCTGACTTCAAGTAAGTGCTTTTGCGCCACCAGGAAATATTACCTCATAATGAAATCCTCATGCTACCTTTAAACTATCTGATTCTGAAACCACAAGCTGCTTGTTTCCAGTCATCAAGACCATCTaataaaaatacttgccagtggttttgttatctcacttaactctttgagtacccttCGGGATTGGGCcagctgccttatttgtctttagtttatgtaatgtaatttatctaGTATTTCTTTATCCTCTTGCTCAATATTGGCTAAGATGTTCTGAGTATTGACCATGCCTTTCTGCCTAttagtaacctcctccctggtaaaactctcaacaaagtagccatttaaggcatcagaaatatatttttctcataCAGCAGTTCTCCTTCAGTCATTCTTAATGCACTTAACCGCAAGAAACGTTTTGGATTTCATTTTGCATCTTGTGAAATTTGCCTTTCAAATTGCCCTTTGGCTAaccttatttcttttttaaccttggcacgcatattacaatattcagcctTATTACTCTCGGTGCTGTCCCTCTCaatttgccaaaatacatcaaaacctTTGTGGAATGATCACTTGTCCAAAGTGGTTCCATTACCTCTATACCAGGGGTGTCCTATCTTACCCAcaaagggctggtgtgtgtgcaggtttttgttttagcactggactaagacagctgattctactcattaaggtcttgattaaagaacaggattagttcattagtataatcaggtgtgttactgctgggctaacacaaaaacctgcacccacgccggcccttttaggataagattggacacctttGCTCTATACCTCTCCTCACTTTCTCCCCAGCCGGTCACCAAATTCCAGCTAATATTTGGGTAATATAAGTCTCTCATGATAATAGTCTCACCTCCCCGacaagcttgttttatatttttaaagagcattgtaTTCACACTACTCTCAGAGGCTGGTGGTCGGAACACACTCCAATGTTAAGACCCTCATGTGTAGGCATGTGTTGGTCAATCTCTGGAATCTCTTGCACATTAAGATTTTCTCTTAGATAAACAGGCATACCCCCACCTCCCTTACTAGATCTGTCCTTCCTAATAAGTTTATACCCCTCTTtattatattcatccccatCTCCATGCTATGTTGCGTTATGTTATtctgtgttatgttgtgttatattatgttattttatgttatgttactgtattttatgttgtgctatgttatgttatgttattttgtgttatgttgcgttattttatgttgttttatgctatgttactgtattttatgttgtgttatgttatgttatttaatgttatgttgcattatgttatgttgtgttacgatattttatgttattattttacgttattttatattactgcatgtgttgtcattttatgttgtgttgtgttatgttactgCATGTTATGTTTGCgctatattatgttatgttactgcattttatgttatgttatgtcactgcatgttatgttatgttgcgTTGTGTTGGGTTATGTCGtgctatattatgttatgttatgttactgcatgttatgttgtgttatattatgttatgttatgttactgcATGTTATGTTGTGCTATGCTATGGTAACTCACCCAGCctccctgctgctccacccagtTGCCCAGGCGGGTGTTGACGAAGGCCCCCATGGCATTCTGGACGGTGCTGACGAGGTCTGGGCACCGGTTCTTTACATACAGGCCCAGCGTGACGGACGCCTTCAGCAGCTGCATCTCAGAGACCACCTCCGTGCCCTGCCCCACCCAGCTCCGACACAGCCCATCCACACTGTCTCCAAACGCCTGCACCACCTGCACCAAGCACACCCACAGGGCCTcaggaaagacacacacacacacacctgccccatgcacacactccacactgtcTACCTACGCCAAACTGAAATTTGATGGagtaacatgcacacacacacacactctagacACATATACAAAAGCATATACAAAAGCATatgcatgcgcgcgcacacacacacacacacgcacacacacacatacacacacacacagacatacacacacatatacacacccacacacacagacatacacaaacacatacacacacacacactcacactcacactcacacatacacgcacacactcatgcatacacgcacatacacatacacacacacacactcacacatacacgcacacactcacacatacacagacacacactcacacacacatacacacacatacactcacacatacacagacacacactatgaGCTGCTATGAGAGTCTCACCTGGTCAGCAGCTGCCTGTCTGACGTTGTTGATCAGGGGCTGAATCACCTTCTCATCGTAGTCGTCTCCCAACTCCCTCAGCTTATCCGCAATCAGCACCGGATCAAACGGGTcctctgcagacacacacacacacacagaccttacACCACCTTACACCACCTTACACCAGCGTGCAAAGAACGCCAAGACCTTACACCAGTGTGCAAATAACACCAACACCTTACACCAGTGTGTAAAGAATGCCAAGACCTTACACCAGCGTGCAAATAACACCAACACCTTACACCAGCATGCAAAGAGAATCTACtgaaatatttttccttttgttcactttccttaaaaaaaataactcgACGGccaatttaaaatgtagttttcCCTCCCAAAGATTTTGCTCCACTGAAAACCCTCATCTTTCATCAAGCTATAATCCCCCCCCTATATGGCTTGATGAAAGATGAGGTTTTCAGTGGAGCAAAATCttttaaagtgaaaaaaaggaaaaactattGACTTCAGTATTAACTATAtatttcaaggccctagtgttggcatttcaggctgctaaggggactgccccaccttacatacaatccctgatcactccctactccccagctagaccactccggtctgccagctctggtcgccttacggttccctctctacgtgcacctggcggtcgagctgcacgttcacgcctgttttccgttctggttcctcagtggtggaatgacttgcctaccactgtcagaacagcagaatccctccccctatttcgacgcagactcaaaacccaccttttcaaactctaccttagtcctccctcctgatttcccccgcctttctgatatccctatccttgtctaaccccccccccaaaaaaaatacatttttgcccttatgatgactatatgtttagaacagcatttcatgtgtattttgctagttctggatgtgatgctttgacttatggtagaacctatgcacttgtaagtcgctttggattaaaagcgtctgccaaatgacaaaaatgtaaaatgtaaaaaaatgtatttatattaattgaTTCAGTATCACAATAATGTTTTTGCGCGAGATTGACAAATTAAATCAACAATACATTCCTGTGCATTGCCCATAAAAACAATGCGCACGCGTAATAACTTTACACTGGATAACACTGGAGACGTAGCcacctccaaaattattggcacccttgaaaacCATAGGCTGTACACATTGTAAATAAATCCATCCCACCTCTTAAATACACTACGGAAGACGTCACAACAGTGATATTGGTTGGTTTTGGGGGTCCCGGGAGTTCTGGGTGTCCCTGGGCATATATGGGTCTCGGCTTTCCTGGCATGATGGAAATGTAGAAATTCCCTATTAGGAAATTACGTTTACTTTATGTTAGCTATCCAGCTAGCGGAGTCACATTTGTGATAAGGAAAAACAAGATGGTGGTTTGGTAAGACCACGATACACATGAAAAGTAAAACCTTACCTGGTGAA from Conger conger chromosome 14, fConCon1.1, whole genome shotgun sequence encodes:
- the LOC133110230 gene encoding bcl-2-like protein 15 isoform X2; the encoded protein is MAPKHIENQTRCIISCLFHEGDAHDRGMVVPDGDVGDEDPFDPVLIADKLRELGDDYDEKVIQPLINNVRQAAADQVVQAFGDSVDGLCRSWVGQGTEVVSEMQLLKASVTLGLYVKNRCPDLVSTVQNAMGAFVNTRLGNWVEQQGGWDEVASN
- the LOC133110230 gene encoding bcl-2-like protein 15 isoform X1 encodes the protein MAPKHIENQTRCIISCLFHEGDAHDRGMVVPDGDVGDGVQELREPQPLPKWQSPALASAAKSFPKIQIGEPILVTPASYAREDPFDPVLIADKLRELGDDYDEKVIQPLINNVRQAAADQVVQAFGDSVDGLCRSWVGQGTEVVSEMQLLKASVTLGLYVKNRCPDLVSTVQNAMGAFVNTRLGNWVEQQGGWDEVASN